Proteins encoded within one genomic window of Scomber japonicus isolate fScoJap1 chromosome 16, fScoJap1.pri, whole genome shotgun sequence:
- the ktn1 gene encoding kinectin isoform X3: MAVDIYDSQYLLILAPSLVIALMFLFFWLFMKETSYDEVLARQKRDLKLPPSKPDTRKKNDKKKSKKKESASGGGGGGGGGGESEEDLRDFDLADGANSSALEIEEEPEPVASPAPAPPTPTPYVPVSVSTEAPAGLRERKKKEKKAAKAAAAAAAAAAATAATAAAITSPSEEPEVNGSKPVSRKTEVPLAASKQSSPPPPQLEVQIQVQAASAPAQAQTPPQTSGKRNKKKQKTEPMDDQQPEVKAEQAPAPVKKEAPIVAETKVLDGAAPSATSGKKKNHAKKQKTEPVDESHVMADSAASANHQAANNDDIPSKGSGKKQKNETDKENTEVKLKELLSGLSSLALSEAEAVSVIALLREKSPSALDAWHKSAARPDPATQERERLLVTLQEEASIAKDKVKQLGQELQVEKQKTGRVEAVMREQVAAMEKEMGSMQAKAQGSYQEIQSMQIKFQQVREQLESQITRLQQENGILRDAVSSATNQMESKNSAELNKLRSEYAGLMKELADNNSKLQQEEHQRKSLEVSYKQNVSQLEAQLQDAKRRWEELQNFLHNVNAEREKLQASKQEIHSQLLAAETEMNNKNKEIQNLHNSLTEAMVSKERLEQRVMELQVASQHSMPDDALQARAQELLNENKGLQVQNETLQVQNESLQVQISSQVTHVSHIEELQKLLSEKELQRKSLEDSLNAERSSGATRETNMQALHNENMSLKAEIQNLQAQISDQTASQLALDQIQQSVQEKEENMKTIEGLLEKGLIEVANKEEKLKAAREENVTLKQEMETMNIKMAEQASSESIVEELQSKIQEKDVTLKSMEESLQAAQDISTSREKTIEALEQQLAALQAEMEQLRQKEMQEDLTSSGTQLQDLQAQVAAKDQEIQMLQAELEEKTKELSEKMEQVLQQSHTAVPSPELLTALSEKEKQVSDLQGELAELRDSMELHRKKNNELREKNWSAMEALSATESMLQGKLSKAVKENQVALASYQAECRDVLHRLLPHVPLPNEQNHQEWLHSFERAVAESSAAQSTPASGDSQGLAEKLKEAEETQRILQKDCETYKKVLAETEGILQRLQNSVEQEESRWRVKVELSQGELKEMSQKVTALEQEIERLTDGAELENLRREKQHLESELERAERESATYVTEVRELKTQLTVTLSKLETEENERQRVAGDLYKAQQSLDLIQGELSQVTDNADGLIENSSLSSQREEIDRKEKMTAGLNQTVRELQQLLQGVSRQLTKGQEGEADKDLPKV; this comes from the exons ATGGCGGTGGATATCTACGACTCTCAGTATTTGCTCATCCTGGCCCCTTCCCTGGTCATCGCCCTcatgttcctcttcttctggCTCTTCATGAAAGAAACCTCCTATGATGAGGTGCTGGCCCGGCAGAAACGCGACCTCAAGCTACCGCCGTCCAAGCCAGACACCCGTAAGAAGAATGACAAAAAGAAGAGCAAGAAGAAGGAGAGTGCtagtggaggaggtggtggcggcggaggtggaggagagTCTGAAGAGGACCTGAGGGACTTCGATTTAGCTGATGGTGCCAACAGTTCCGCTTTGGAGATTGAGGAGGAACCCGAACCAGTGGCTTCACCAGCTCCTGCTCCACCAACACCAACTCCCTATGTGCCTGTTTCAGTGTCAACGGAGGCTCCTGCTGGtctgagggagagaaagaagaaggagaagaaggcaGCCAaggctgccgctgctgctgcggcGGCCGCCGCTGCcactgctgccactgctgcagCTATAACTTCCCCTTCTGAGGAGCCAGAAGTGAACGGCTCAAAGCCAGTCAGCCGTAAGACAGAAGTCCCTCTAGCTGCTAGCAAACAGTCCAGCCCACCCCCTCCCCAGCTTGAAGTCCAGATCCAGGTCCAGGCTGCCTCGGCTCCTGCTCAGGCTCAGACACCTCCCCAGACCTCTGGGaagagaaacaagaagaaacaaaaaactgaGCCCA TGGATGACCAGCAGCCAGAGGTTAAAGCAGAGCAAGCTCCAGCACCAGTCAAGAAGGAAGCTCCTATTGTGGCTGAAACCAAAGTTCTGGATGGCGCAGCTCCAAGCGCCACCAGCGGCAAGAAGAAGAACCATGCCAAGAAGCAGAAGACCGAGCCTG TAGATGAATCCCATGTTATGGCTGACTCAGCAGCTTCTGCCAACCACCAAGCAGCCAATAATGATGATATACCATCCAAAGGGAGtggaaagaaacagaagaatgAGACGGACAAGG AGAACACGGAGGTGAagctgaaggagctgctgtCTGGTCTGTCCAGCCTGGCTCTGTCAGAGGCAGAGGCTGTCAGTGTGATTGCTCTCCTCCGAGAGAAGAGCCCTAGTGCCTTGGATGCTTGGCACAAA TCTGCAGCCAGACCAGACCCAGCTACCCAGGAACGAGAGCGACTCCTAGTAACTCTGCAAGAGGAGGCCTCCATTGCCAAGGACAAAGTGAAACAGCTTGGCCAG GAACTTCAGGTTGAGAAGCAAAAGACTGGCCGGGTGGAAGCTGTGATGAGAGAGCAAGTTGCAGCCATGGAGAAAGAAATGGGAAGCATGCAAGCCAAAGCACAAGGCAGCTACCAGGAGATCCAGAGCATGCAGATAAAG TTCCAGCAGGTGAGGGAGCAGCTGGAGAGCCAGATCACTCGACTGCAGCAGGAGAACGGCATCCTGAGGGACGCAGTCAGCTCTGCCACCAACCAGATGGAAAGCAA GAATTCAGCAGAGCTGAACAAGCTGCGTTCAGAGTACGCCGGTCTGATGAAAGAGCTGGCAGACAACAACAgcaagctgcagcaggaggagcaccAGAGGAAGTCGCTGGAGGTCAGCTACAAGCAGAACGTGTCCCAGCTGGAG GCCCAACTACAAGATGCTAAGCGACGCTGGGAAGAACTGCAAAACTTCCTCCACAACGTCaatgctgagagagagaaacttcAGGCCTCTAAGCAAG AGATCCACAGCCAGCTGCTGGCAGCGGAGACGGAGATGAACAACAAGAACAAGGAGATCCAGAATCTACATAACAGCCTGACTGAAGCCATGGTCTCCAAGGAGCGGCTTGAACAAAGAGTGATGGAGCTTCAGGTGGCGTCCCAGCACAGTATGCCTGACGATGCTCTGCAAGCCCGGGCTCAG GAACTTCTGAATGAAAACAAAGGTCTTCAGGTCCAGAATGAGACACTGCAAGTCCAGAATGAAAGCCTACAGGTCCAGATCTCCTCACAG GTCACCCATGTCTCTCACATTGAGGAGCTACAAAAGCt GCTGTCTGAGAAAGAGTTGCAGAGGAAGAGTCTGGAGGATTCTCTGAATGCTGAGAGGAGTAGTGGGGCCACTAGAGAAACTAACATGCAG GCCTTGCACAATGAGAACATGTCGCTGAAGGCAGAGATTCAGAATCTGCAGGCACAGATTTCTGATCAG ACTGCCTCCCAGCTTGCTTTGGACCAGATCCAGCAAAG TGTccaggagaaagaggagaacaTGAAAACCATAGAGGGCCTGCTGGAGAAGGGGCTGATCGAGGTGGCCAACAAAGAAGAGAAGCTCAag GCTGCAAGAGAAGAGAACGTGACATTGAAGCAAGAAATGGAGACCATGAATATAAAGATGGCAGAACAG GCATCATCAGAGTCAATAGTAGAAGAACTCCAGAGCAA GATCCAAGAGAAAGATGTGACGCTAAAATCAATGGAGGAGAGTCTACAGGCAGCACAAGACATCAGCACATCCAGAGAGAAGACAATTGAG GCTCTGGAGCAGCAGTTGGCCGCCCTGCAGGCAGAGATGGAGCAGCTGAGACAGAAGGAGATGCAAGAAGACCTGACCAGTTCTGGTACCCAGCTCCAAGACCTCCAGGCTCA GGTAGCAGCGAAGGACCAGGAGATCCAGATGCTGCAGGCTGAGTTGGAGGAAAAGACAAAGGAGCTGAGTGAGAAAATGGAGCAGGTACTTCAACAG TCCCACACAGCAGTGCCAAGCCCAGAACTTCTTACAGC GTtgtcagagaaagagaagcaggtCTCAGATCTGCAGGGTGAGCTGGCGGAGCTGAGGGACTCCATGGAGCTTCATAGGAAGAAGAACAAC GAGCTTCGGGAGAAAAACTGGAGTGCAATGGAAGCTCTGTCAGCCACCGAGTCCATGCTTCAAGGGAAACTCAGCAAAGCCGTCAAG GAGAACCAGGTGGCACTGGCATCGTATCAGGCTGAGTGTCGAGATGTTCTGCACAGACTTCTGCCCCATGTGCCTCTACCCAATGAGCAG AACCATCAGGAGTGGCTCCACAGTTTTGAGAGAGCAGTAGCTGAAAGCTCAGCTGCACAATCCACCCCTGCATCAGGGGACTCACAG GGACTGGCTGAGAAGCTGAAGGAAGCAGAGGAAACCCAAAGGATTCTACAGAAAGACTGTGAGACATACAAGAAGGTGTTGGCAGAGACG GAGGGCATCCTGCAGCGCCTTCAGAACAGCGTGGAGCAGGAAGAGTCTCGCTGGAGGGTGAAGGTGGAGCTATCGCAGGGAGAGCTGAAAGAG ATGAGCCAGAAAGTCACAGCTCTGGAGCAAGAGATTGAGAGACTAACTGATGGAGCAGAGTTGGAAAAT CTGAGAAGAGAAAAGCAGCACTTGGAGTCTGAGTTGGAGAGAGCGGAGCGGGAGAGTGCCACCTATGTGACGGAGGTCAGAGAG CTGAAAACCCAGCTCACTGTGACTCTGTCCAAGCTGGAGACAGAAGAGAATGAGAGGCAAAGGGTGGCTGGTGACCTGTATAAG GCCCAGCAGTCTCTTGATCTGATCCAGGGAGAGCTCTCACAAGTGACCGACAACGCAGATGGCCTGATAGAGAATAGCAGTCTGTCGTCACAGAGA GAGGAGATTGACAGAAAGGAGAAGATGACTGCAGGACTAAACCAAACAGTCAGAGAACTACAGCAGCTGCTACAAGGTGTCAGCCGGCAACTCACCAAGGGACAGGAGGGG GAGGCTGACAAAGATCTGCCCAAGGTATAG
- the ktn1 gene encoding kinectin isoform X4 — protein MAVDIYDSQYLLILAPSLVIALMFLFFWLFMKETSYDEVLARQKRDLKLPPSKPDTRKKNDKKKSKKKESASGGGGGGGGGGESEEDLRDFDLADGANSSALEIEEEPEPVASPAPAPPTPTPYVPVSVSTEAPAGLRERKKKEKKAAKAAAAAAAAAAATAATAAAITSPSEEPEVNGSKPVSRKTEVPLAASKQSSPPPPQLEVQIQVQAASAPAQAQTPPQTSGKRNKKKQKTEPMDDQQPEVKAEQAPAPVKKEAPIVAETKVLDGAAPSATSGKKKNHAKKQKTEPVDESHVMADSAASANHQAANNDDIPSKGSGKKQKNETDKENTEVKLKELLSGLSSLALSEAEAVSVIALLREKSPSALDAWHKSAARPDPATQERERLLVTLQEEASIAKDKVKQLGQELQVEKQKTGRVEAVMREQVAAMEKEMGSMQAKAQGSYQEIQSMQIKFQQVREQLESQITRLQQENGILRDAVSSATNQMESKNSAELNKLRSEYAGLMKELADNNSKLQQEEHQRKSLEVSYKQNVSQLEAQLQDAKRRWEELQNFLHNVNAEREKLQASKQEIHSQLLAAETEMNNKNKEIQNLHNSLTEAMVSKERLEQRVMELQVASQHSMPDDALQARAQELLNENKGLQVQNETLQVQNESLQVQISSQVTHVSHIEELQKLLSEKELQRKSLEDSLNAERSSGATRETNMQALHNENMSLKAEIQNLQAQISDQTASQLALDQIQQSVQEKEENMKTIEGLLEKGLIEVANKEEKLKAAREENVTLKQEMETMNIKMAEQASSESIVEELQSKIQEKDVTLKSMEESLQAAQDISTSREKTIEALEQQLAALQAEMEQLRQKEMQEDLTSSGTQLQDLQAQVAAKDQEIQMLQAELEEKTKELSEKMEQVLQQSHTAVPSPELLTALSEKEKQVSDLQGELAELRDSMELHRKKNNENQVALASYQAECRDVLHRLLPHVPLPNEQNHQEWLHSFERAVAESSAAQSTPASGDSQGLAEKLKEAEETQRILQKDCETYKKVLAETEGILQRLQNSVEQEESRWRVKVELSQGELKEMSQKVTALEQEIERLTDGAELENLRREKQHLESELERAERESATYVTEVRELKDLLTELQTRLDGSYTEAIRQNEELNLLKTQLTVTLSKLETEENERQRVAGDLYKAQQSLDLIQGELSQVTDNADGLIENSSLSSQREEIDRKEKMTAGLNQTVRELQQLLQGVSRQLTKGQEGEADKDLPKV, from the exons ATGGCGGTGGATATCTACGACTCTCAGTATTTGCTCATCCTGGCCCCTTCCCTGGTCATCGCCCTcatgttcctcttcttctggCTCTTCATGAAAGAAACCTCCTATGATGAGGTGCTGGCCCGGCAGAAACGCGACCTCAAGCTACCGCCGTCCAAGCCAGACACCCGTAAGAAGAATGACAAAAAGAAGAGCAAGAAGAAGGAGAGTGCtagtggaggaggtggtggcggcggaggtggaggagagTCTGAAGAGGACCTGAGGGACTTCGATTTAGCTGATGGTGCCAACAGTTCCGCTTTGGAGATTGAGGAGGAACCCGAACCAGTGGCTTCACCAGCTCCTGCTCCACCAACACCAACTCCCTATGTGCCTGTTTCAGTGTCAACGGAGGCTCCTGCTGGtctgagggagagaaagaagaaggagaagaaggcaGCCAaggctgccgctgctgctgcggcGGCCGCCGCTGCcactgctgccactgctgcagCTATAACTTCCCCTTCTGAGGAGCCAGAAGTGAACGGCTCAAAGCCAGTCAGCCGTAAGACAGAAGTCCCTCTAGCTGCTAGCAAACAGTCCAGCCCACCCCCTCCCCAGCTTGAAGTCCAGATCCAGGTCCAGGCTGCCTCGGCTCCTGCTCAGGCTCAGACACCTCCCCAGACCTCTGGGaagagaaacaagaagaaacaaaaaactgaGCCCA TGGATGACCAGCAGCCAGAGGTTAAAGCAGAGCAAGCTCCAGCACCAGTCAAGAAGGAAGCTCCTATTGTGGCTGAAACCAAAGTTCTGGATGGCGCAGCTCCAAGCGCCACCAGCGGCAAGAAGAAGAACCATGCCAAGAAGCAGAAGACCGAGCCTG TAGATGAATCCCATGTTATGGCTGACTCAGCAGCTTCTGCCAACCACCAAGCAGCCAATAATGATGATATACCATCCAAAGGGAGtggaaagaaacagaagaatgAGACGGACAAGG AGAACACGGAGGTGAagctgaaggagctgctgtCTGGTCTGTCCAGCCTGGCTCTGTCAGAGGCAGAGGCTGTCAGTGTGATTGCTCTCCTCCGAGAGAAGAGCCCTAGTGCCTTGGATGCTTGGCACAAA TCTGCAGCCAGACCAGACCCAGCTACCCAGGAACGAGAGCGACTCCTAGTAACTCTGCAAGAGGAGGCCTCCATTGCCAAGGACAAAGTGAAACAGCTTGGCCAG GAACTTCAGGTTGAGAAGCAAAAGACTGGCCGGGTGGAAGCTGTGATGAGAGAGCAAGTTGCAGCCATGGAGAAAGAAATGGGAAGCATGCAAGCCAAAGCACAAGGCAGCTACCAGGAGATCCAGAGCATGCAGATAAAG TTCCAGCAGGTGAGGGAGCAGCTGGAGAGCCAGATCACTCGACTGCAGCAGGAGAACGGCATCCTGAGGGACGCAGTCAGCTCTGCCACCAACCAGATGGAAAGCAA GAATTCAGCAGAGCTGAACAAGCTGCGTTCAGAGTACGCCGGTCTGATGAAAGAGCTGGCAGACAACAACAgcaagctgcagcaggaggagcaccAGAGGAAGTCGCTGGAGGTCAGCTACAAGCAGAACGTGTCCCAGCTGGAG GCCCAACTACAAGATGCTAAGCGACGCTGGGAAGAACTGCAAAACTTCCTCCACAACGTCaatgctgagagagagaaacttcAGGCCTCTAAGCAAG AGATCCACAGCCAGCTGCTGGCAGCGGAGACGGAGATGAACAACAAGAACAAGGAGATCCAGAATCTACATAACAGCCTGACTGAAGCCATGGTCTCCAAGGAGCGGCTTGAACAAAGAGTGATGGAGCTTCAGGTGGCGTCCCAGCACAGTATGCCTGACGATGCTCTGCAAGCCCGGGCTCAG GAACTTCTGAATGAAAACAAAGGTCTTCAGGTCCAGAATGAGACACTGCAAGTCCAGAATGAAAGCCTACAGGTCCAGATCTCCTCACAG GTCACCCATGTCTCTCACATTGAGGAGCTACAAAAGCt GCTGTCTGAGAAAGAGTTGCAGAGGAAGAGTCTGGAGGATTCTCTGAATGCTGAGAGGAGTAGTGGGGCCACTAGAGAAACTAACATGCAG GCCTTGCACAATGAGAACATGTCGCTGAAGGCAGAGATTCAGAATCTGCAGGCACAGATTTCTGATCAG ACTGCCTCCCAGCTTGCTTTGGACCAGATCCAGCAAAG TGTccaggagaaagaggagaacaTGAAAACCATAGAGGGCCTGCTGGAGAAGGGGCTGATCGAGGTGGCCAACAAAGAAGAGAAGCTCAag GCTGCAAGAGAAGAGAACGTGACATTGAAGCAAGAAATGGAGACCATGAATATAAAGATGGCAGAACAG GCATCATCAGAGTCAATAGTAGAAGAACTCCAGAGCAA GATCCAAGAGAAAGATGTGACGCTAAAATCAATGGAGGAGAGTCTACAGGCAGCACAAGACATCAGCACATCCAGAGAGAAGACAATTGAG GCTCTGGAGCAGCAGTTGGCCGCCCTGCAGGCAGAGATGGAGCAGCTGAGACAGAAGGAGATGCAAGAAGACCTGACCAGTTCTGGTACCCAGCTCCAAGACCTCCAGGCTCA GGTAGCAGCGAAGGACCAGGAGATCCAGATGCTGCAGGCTGAGTTGGAGGAAAAGACAAAGGAGCTGAGTGAGAAAATGGAGCAGGTACTTCAACAG TCCCACACAGCAGTGCCAAGCCCAGAACTTCTTACAGC GTtgtcagagaaagagaagcaggtCTCAGATCTGCAGGGTGAGCTGGCGGAGCTGAGGGACTCCATGGAGCTTCATAGGAAGAAGAACAAC GAGAACCAGGTGGCACTGGCATCGTATCAGGCTGAGTGTCGAGATGTTCTGCACAGACTTCTGCCCCATGTGCCTCTACCCAATGAGCAG AACCATCAGGAGTGGCTCCACAGTTTTGAGAGAGCAGTAGCTGAAAGCTCAGCTGCACAATCCACCCCTGCATCAGGGGACTCACAG GGACTGGCTGAGAAGCTGAAGGAAGCAGAGGAAACCCAAAGGATTCTACAGAAAGACTGTGAGACATACAAGAAGGTGTTGGCAGAGACG GAGGGCATCCTGCAGCGCCTTCAGAACAGCGTGGAGCAGGAAGAGTCTCGCTGGAGGGTGAAGGTGGAGCTATCGCAGGGAGAGCTGAAAGAG ATGAGCCAGAAAGTCACAGCTCTGGAGCAAGAGATTGAGAGACTAACTGATGGAGCAGAGTTGGAAAAT CTGAGAAGAGAAAAGCAGCACTTGGAGTCTGAGTTGGAGAGAGCGGAGCGGGAGAGTGCCACCTATGTGACGGAGGTCAGAGAG CTCAAAGATCTGTTGACTGAATTGCAGACCAGACTTGATGGCTCATATACAGAGGCTATCAGACAGAATGAGGAGCTGAATTTG CTGAAAACCCAGCTCACTGTGACTCTGTCCAAGCTGGAGACAGAAGAGAATGAGAGGCAAAGGGTGGCTGGTGACCTGTATAAG GCCCAGCAGTCTCTTGATCTGATCCAGGGAGAGCTCTCACAAGTGACCGACAACGCAGATGGCCTGATAGAGAATAGCAGTCTGTCGTCACAGAGA GAGGAGATTGACAGAAAGGAGAAGATGACTGCAGGACTAAACCAAACAGTCAGAGAACTACAGCAGCTGCTACAAGGTGTCAGCCGGCAACTCACCAAGGGACAGGAGGGG GAGGCTGACAAAGATCTGCCCAAGGTATAG